The proteins below are encoded in one region of Paenarthrobacter ilicis:
- a CDS encoding CTP synthase, which yields MISSNSVVQRSNSRVNSRFPGSSKTTKHIFVTGGVASSLGKGLTASSLGHLLRARGLSVTMQKLDPYLNVDPGTMNPFQHGEVFVTDDGAETDLDIGHYERFLDENLEGSANVTTGQVYSTVIAKERRGEYLGDTVQVIPHITDEIKRRMRLPAEGKNAPDVIITEIGGTVGDIESQPFLESARQVRQDVGRNNVFFLHVSLVPYIGPSQELKTKPTQHSVAALRSIGIQPEAIVIRSDREVPDAMREKIGRMCDVDIDAVVNAADAPSIYDIPKTLHSQGLDSYIVRALDLPFKDVDWTKWDKLLEAVHNPKHEVEVALVGKYIDLPDAYLSVTEALRAGGFANEAKVKIRWVPSDECETLAGATKALSGVDAICVPGGFGIRGLEGKLGALKFARESKLPVLGLCLGLQCMVIEYARNVVGLEGASSSEFEPDSKYPVIATMEEQLDIVDGKGDLGGTMRLGLYEAKLDEGSVIAETYGTTTVSERHRHRYEVNNKYREQIAAEGLVFSGTSPDGKLVEFVELPRDVHPYYVATQAHPELSSRPTRPHPLFAGLVKAALERREGAPADTKTGARAVAAK from the coding sequence ATGATAAGCTCGAATTCCGTGGTGCAGCGATCAAATTCCCGTGTAAATTCCCGGTTCCCGGGCTCGTCCAAGACGACCAAACACATCTTCGTCACCGGTGGTGTGGCGTCCTCGCTCGGTAAGGGTCTGACGGCTTCAAGCCTCGGCCACCTGCTGCGGGCACGCGGTTTGTCTGTAACTATGCAGAAGCTCGATCCCTACTTGAATGTGGATCCGGGTACGATGAATCCCTTCCAGCACGGCGAAGTATTCGTGACGGATGACGGCGCAGAGACCGATCTCGACATCGGACACTATGAGCGCTTCCTGGACGAGAACCTCGAGGGGTCGGCCAACGTAACAACCGGCCAGGTCTACTCCACAGTGATTGCCAAGGAACGCCGTGGTGAGTACCTGGGTGACACCGTTCAGGTCATCCCGCACATCACTGATGAGATCAAGCGCCGCATGCGACTGCCTGCTGAGGGCAAGAACGCTCCGGACGTCATCATCACCGAAATCGGCGGTACCGTAGGCGACATCGAGTCGCAGCCCTTCCTGGAGTCCGCACGCCAGGTCCGCCAGGATGTTGGCCGCAACAACGTGTTCTTCCTCCACGTTTCGCTGGTTCCCTACATCGGGCCGTCACAGGAACTGAAGACGAAGCCGACGCAGCACTCCGTAGCGGCACTCCGTTCCATCGGCATCCAGCCCGAAGCAATCGTGATCCGTTCGGACCGCGAAGTTCCCGACGCCATGCGCGAGAAGATCGGCCGCATGTGCGACGTCGACATCGACGCCGTGGTCAACGCCGCTGATGCCCCCAGCATCTACGACATCCCCAAGACCCTGCACTCCCAGGGGCTTGACTCGTACATCGTCCGTGCCCTGGACCTGCCGTTCAAGGACGTGGACTGGACCAAGTGGGACAAGCTCCTCGAGGCTGTCCACAATCCAAAGCACGAGGTCGAGGTTGCCCTGGTAGGCAAGTACATAGACCTTCCGGACGCTTACCTGTCCGTGACGGAGGCGCTCCGTGCAGGTGGGTTCGCCAACGAAGCCAAGGTTAAGATCCGCTGGGTACCGTCGGACGAGTGCGAAACCCTGGCCGGGGCCACCAAGGCCCTGTCCGGTGTTGACGCCATCTGCGTCCCGGGTGGATTCGGTATCCGTGGACTCGAAGGAAAGCTGGGCGCGCTGAAGTTCGCCCGCGAATCCAAGCTCCCCGTGCTGGGCCTGTGCCTGGGCCTGCAGTGCATGGTGATCGAATATGCACGCAACGTGGTGGGTCTGGAAGGTGCGTCCTCCAGCGAATTCGAGCCGGACTCCAAGTACCCGGTCATCGCCACCATGGAAGAGCAGCTGGACATTGTGGACGGCAAGGGAGACCTCGGTGGCACCATGCGCCTGGGCCTTTACGAAGCCAAGCTCGATGAGGGCTCCGTGATTGCGGAGACCTATGGCACCACCACCGTCAGCGAACGTCACCGCCACCGCTACGAGGTGAACAACAAGTACCGCGAGCAGATTGCGGCCGAAGGCCTGGTCTTCTCCGGCACTTCGCCTGATGGCAAGCTCGTGGAGTTCGTTGAACTTCCCCGCGATGTGCACCCGTACTACGTGGCAACGCAGGCGCACCCTGAGCTGAGCTCACGGCCCACGCGCCCGCACCCGCTGTTTGCAGGTCTGGTAAAGGCTGCCTTGGAGCGTCGCGAAGGCGCCCCGGCCGACACCAAGACCGGCGCCCGCGCAGTGGCTGCCAAGTAA
- the prpB gene encoding methylisocitrate lyase: MLYSAVTPEQKRVKLRELLASGTVQQFPGAFNPLSARLIEEKGFAGVYISGAVLANDLGLPDIGLTTLTEVATRAGQIARMTDLPALVDADTGFGEPMNVARTVQELENAGLAGMHIEDQFNPKRCGHLDGKNVVDLDTATKRIRAAADARRDKNFLIMARTDIRAVDGLDAATDRARALVDAGADAIFPEAMRDLGEFQAIRDAVDVPILANMTEFGKSELFTVDQLQSVGVNMVIYPVTLLRIAMGAAERTLESIKAAGTQEAHVDTMLTRARLYDLVDYEAYNQFDTGVFNFQVPGLR, encoded by the coding sequence ATGCTGTACTCAGCTGTCACTCCCGAACAGAAGCGGGTGAAGCTGCGGGAACTCCTGGCCTCAGGAACAGTGCAACAGTTCCCGGGCGCTTTCAACCCGCTCTCGGCCAGGCTGATCGAGGAAAAGGGCTTTGCCGGTGTGTACATTTCCGGTGCAGTCCTGGCCAACGATCTCGGCCTGCCGGACATCGGCCTGACCACCCTCACAGAAGTGGCAACCAGGGCGGGTCAGATCGCCCGCATGACGGACCTGCCGGCCCTGGTGGATGCCGACACCGGCTTCGGCGAGCCCATGAACGTGGCCCGGACAGTCCAGGAACTCGAAAACGCCGGACTGGCCGGAATGCACATCGAGGACCAGTTCAACCCGAAACGGTGTGGGCACCTGGACGGCAAGAACGTGGTGGACCTTGATACGGCCACCAAACGCATCCGCGCCGCAGCCGACGCCCGCCGGGACAAGAACTTCCTCATCATGGCCCGCACGGACATCCGCGCCGTGGACGGCCTTGATGCAGCCACAGATCGCGCCCGTGCACTGGTGGATGCCGGCGCTGACGCCATCTTCCCGGAAGCGATGCGGGACCTTGGCGAGTTTCAGGCCATCCGCGATGCAGTGGACGTGCCCATTCTGGCCAACATGACGGAGTTCGGCAAAAGCGAACTCTTCACCGTGGACCAACTCCAAAGCGTTGGCGTGAATATGGTCATCTACCCCGTGACGCTGCTCCGCATTGCCATGGGCGCTGCAGAGCGTACTCTGGAATCGATCAAGGCTGCGGGGACCCAGGAAGCGCATGTGGACACCATGCTCACACGTGCGCGTCTTTACGACCTCGTCGACTACGAGGCATACAACCAGTTCGATACCGGCGTTTTCAACTTCCAGGTGCCTGGCCTCCGCTAG
- a CDS encoding response regulator produces the protein MTDIRVLVVEDEPIASDAHSVYISRLEGFVLAGTAPDGQSALRILGEFAASATPVDLVLLDMNLPDLHGLDVARRMRSAGVYADIIAITAVRELGIVRSAVSIGVVQYLIKPFTYATFADKLRSYRTFRDQLAGSLSGLSKAGASQSDVDQAFASLRAPTELPLPKGLSASTLESVKDLVRGRHEPVSASEVMDALGMSRVTARRYLEYLADAGTVTRAPRYGTPGRPENEYGWNRA, from the coding sequence ATGACAGACATCCGTGTCCTGGTGGTGGAGGACGAACCGATCGCATCGGACGCCCACTCCGTGTACATCAGCCGACTGGAGGGCTTCGTGCTGGCAGGAACCGCGCCGGACGGCCAGTCCGCCCTGCGGATCCTGGGCGAATTCGCGGCTTCGGCCACACCGGTGGACCTGGTCCTCCTGGACATGAACCTGCCGGACCTGCACGGTTTGGACGTTGCCCGGCGGATGCGCTCCGCCGGGGTGTACGCAGACATCATTGCCATCACCGCCGTCCGCGAGCTGGGCATTGTGCGCAGTGCCGTGTCCATCGGCGTGGTGCAGTACCTCATCAAGCCCTTCACCTACGCCACCTTTGCGGACAAGCTCCGCAGCTACCGCACCTTCCGCGATCAATTGGCTGGTTCCCTGTCCGGCCTGTCCAAAGCGGGTGCCTCCCAGAGCGATGTGGACCAGGCGTTCGCAAGCCTGCGAGCGCCCACTGAGCTTCCGCTGCCCAAGGGTCTCTCGGCCTCCACCCTGGAGTCCGTGAAGGATTTGGTGCGGGGGCGCCACGAGCCGGTTTCGGCCAGCGAGGTCATGGACGCCTTGGGCATGTCCCGCGTGACGGCACGGCGGTATCTGGAGTACCTGGCCGACGCCGGAACTGTCACCAGGGCGCCGCGCTACGGAACGCCCGGCCGGCCGGAAAACGAATATGGGTGGAACCGGGCCTGA
- a CDS encoding 8-oxo-dGTP diphosphatase codes for MTAAHVTLCFLLRDSPEGGQVLLGTKKTGFGLGKVVGVGGHVEDGETAVQAACREVMEEINVVVSPGDLIPAGTVDFVFPARPEWDMATTVFLTRVWDGEPSESDEIAPEWFPVAALPVERMWADAEHWLPSMMSGQRIAVRVELAADNENVADVVTGSWQEPTQHEPTQ; via the coding sequence ATGACTGCAGCCCATGTGACGTTGTGCTTCCTTCTCCGTGACAGCCCGGAGGGCGGGCAAGTGCTCCTGGGCACCAAGAAAACAGGCTTTGGCCTGGGGAAGGTGGTGGGCGTGGGTGGCCACGTGGAAGACGGTGAAACTGCTGTCCAGGCTGCCTGCAGGGAAGTGATGGAAGAAATCAATGTGGTGGTTTCACCCGGGGACCTGATTCCTGCCGGAACCGTGGATTTTGTTTTTCCCGCCAGGCCGGAATGGGACATGGCCACTACCGTCTTCCTTACCCGGGTCTGGGACGGGGAACCGTCGGAGAGCGACGAAATAGCACCGGAGTGGTTCCCTGTAGCCGCTTTGCCAGTGGAGCGCATGTGGGCTGATGCCGAGCACTGGCTGCCGTCCATGATGTCCGGGCAGCGGATCGCTGTCCGGGTGGAGCTTGCGGCGGACAACGAGAACGTGGCTGACGTCGTCACTGGTTCCTGGCAGGAACCCACCCAGCATGAACCCACCCAGTAG
- a CDS encoding bifunctional 2-methylcitrate synthase/citrate synthase: MTAEDIKKGLAGVVVDYTAVSKVNPETNSLLYRGYPVQELAAKCSFEEVAYLLWNGELPDEAQLAGFSARERAGRALDPVVKSVIDALPTTAHPMDVCRTATSVLGARHELAEDSSPEANMKKAIDLWAAMPAVVAYDQRRRRGEDVVEPREDLDYSANFLWMTFGEDPVDEVVEAFNVSMILYAEHSFNASTFTARVITSTLADLHSAVTGAIGALKGPLHGGANEAVMHTFDEIGIRTEESLDEAASRAKTWMEDALAHKKKVMGFGHRVYKHGDSRVPTMKAALDKMIAHYGRPELLGLYNGLEQAMDEAKAIKPNLDYPAGPTYHLMGFDTQTFTPLFVASRITGWTAHVMEQVASNSLIRPLSEYNGPDERHVP; encoded by the coding sequence ATGACAGCTGAAGACATCAAAAAGGGCCTGGCCGGCGTCGTGGTGGACTACACCGCCGTTTCCAAGGTCAACCCGGAGACCAACTCACTTTTGTACCGCGGATATCCGGTCCAGGAATTGGCCGCCAAGTGCAGCTTCGAGGAAGTGGCATACCTGCTCTGGAACGGCGAACTGCCTGACGAAGCCCAACTGGCTGGGTTCAGCGCCCGCGAACGCGCCGGCCGCGCCTTGGACCCCGTGGTGAAATCAGTCATCGATGCCCTGCCCACCACGGCACACCCCATGGACGTCTGCCGCACGGCGACGTCCGTCCTGGGGGCCCGGCACGAACTGGCCGAAGACTCCTCGCCGGAAGCCAACATGAAGAAGGCGATCGATCTGTGGGCCGCCATGCCCGCAGTGGTGGCCTACGATCAGCGGCGCCGGCGGGGCGAGGACGTGGTGGAACCGCGCGAGGACCTGGACTACTCGGCGAACTTCCTGTGGATGACGTTCGGCGAAGATCCGGTGGACGAGGTCGTTGAGGCCTTCAACGTCTCCATGATCCTTTACGCCGAACACTCCTTCAACGCCTCCACGTTCACAGCCCGTGTGATCACCTCAACCCTCGCTGACCTCCACTCGGCCGTTACCGGGGCCATCGGCGCCCTCAAGGGTCCCCTGCACGGCGGCGCGAATGAGGCCGTGATGCACACCTTTGATGAGATCGGCATCCGCACGGAAGAGTCCCTCGACGAAGCGGCCAGCCGCGCGAAAACCTGGATGGAAGACGCACTCGCCCACAAAAAGAAGGTCATGGGCTTTGGACACCGTGTCTACAAGCACGGCGACTCGCGGGTGCCCACCATGAAGGCCGCCCTGGACAAGATGATTGCCCACTATGGCCGTCCCGAGCTCCTGGGCCTCTACAACGGGCTCGAACAAGCCATGGACGAAGCCAAGGCCATCAAGCCCAACCTCGACTACCCGGCCGGCCCCACGTACCACCTCATGGGCTTCGACACCCAGACGTTCACGCCGCTGTTCGTCGCAAGCCGCATCACCGGCTGGACAGCCCACGTCATGGAGCAGGTAGCCTCCAACTCACTGATCCGGCCCCTCAGCGAGTACAACGGACCAGACGAGCGGCACGTCCCGTAA
- a CDS encoding MmgE/PrpD family protein — translation MVKNHHVRVYKSEENLPREEQLAHKIAVVAADPVDVAPEVTDMVINRIIDNASVAIASLNRPPIVAARAQALTHAPSANGKGASVFGIQDQVSPEWAAWANGVAVRELDYHDTFLAADYSHPGDNIPPILAVAQHVGSPGADLVRAIATGYEIQVNLVKAICLHKHKIDHVAHLGPSAAAGIGTLLGLDVETIFQSVGQALHTTTATRQSRKGEISTWKAHAPAFAGKMAVEAVDRSMRGQTSPVPIYEGEDGVIAWMLDGPEASYEVPLPLPGEAKRAILDTYTKEHSAEYQAQAWIDLARKLHREHPETTDPANVASVLIKTSHHTHYVIGSGANDPQKYSPTASRETLDHSIPYIFTVALQDGAWHHVDSYAPERATRPDTVELWHKVSTVEDPEWTRRYHSLDIAEKAFGGSVEITLTDGTVITDQIAVADAHPLGARPFARAQYINKFRTLAAGLVEEAEIERFLAAVERVTELGAGELDQLNITAAPGVINLDAAPKGLF, via the coding sequence TTGGTCAAGAACCATCACGTCCGTGTGTACAAGTCCGAAGAGAACCTGCCCCGTGAAGAGCAGCTGGCGCACAAGATTGCTGTGGTGGCGGCCGATCCCGTGGACGTGGCCCCCGAGGTCACGGACATGGTGATCAACCGCATCATCGACAACGCTTCGGTGGCCATCGCCTCCCTGAACAGGCCGCCGATCGTGGCGGCCCGGGCGCAGGCGTTGACGCATGCTCCCTCCGCGAACGGCAAGGGCGCCTCGGTGTTCGGTATCCAGGACCAGGTGTCGCCGGAGTGGGCTGCCTGGGCCAACGGTGTGGCCGTGCGCGAACTCGATTACCACGACACATTCCTGGCTGCTGACTACTCCCACCCCGGGGACAACATCCCGCCGATCCTTGCGGTGGCCCAGCACGTGGGTTCCCCCGGCGCTGACCTGGTCCGAGCCATCGCAACGGGCTATGAGATCCAGGTCAACCTGGTCAAGGCGATCTGCCTGCACAAGCACAAGATCGACCACGTGGCCCACTTGGGCCCGTCCGCCGCTGCCGGTATCGGGACGTTGTTGGGGTTGGACGTTGAGACGATCTTCCAGTCCGTGGGCCAGGCACTGCACACCACCACGGCCACCAGGCAGTCCCGCAAGGGCGAAATCTCCACGTGGAAGGCCCATGCCCCTGCATTCGCAGGCAAGATGGCTGTGGAAGCCGTGGACCGCTCCATGCGCGGTCAGACCTCCCCCGTACCGATCTACGAAGGCGAAGACGGTGTCATCGCCTGGATGCTGGACGGCCCGGAGGCCTCGTACGAGGTTCCCCTGCCACTGCCCGGCGAAGCCAAGCGCGCCATCCTGGACACCTACACCAAGGAACATTCCGCGGAATACCAGGCACAGGCCTGGATCGATCTGGCCCGCAAACTCCACCGTGAGCACCCCGAGACCACGGACCCGGCCAACGTAGCCTCCGTCCTGATCAAGACGAGCCACCACACCCACTATGTGATCGGCTCCGGCGCCAACGATCCCCAGAAGTACTCCCCCACAGCCTCACGCGAAACCCTGGACCACTCCATCCCCTACATTTTCACCGTGGCCCTCCAGGACGGCGCTTGGCACCACGTTGACTCCTACGCCCCCGAACGTGCCACCCGCCCGGACACCGTGGAACTCTGGCACAAAGTCAGCACGGTGGAGGACCCGGAGTGGACACGGCGCTACCACTCCCTGGACATCGCCGAGAAAGCCTTCGGCGGATCCGTGGAGATCACCCTCACCGATGGCACCGTGATCACCGATCAGATCGCCGTGGCAGACGCGCACCCGCTCGGCGCCCGGCCGTTCGCCCGCGCACAGTACATCAACAAATTCCGTACGCTCGCAGCAGGACTCGTTGAGGAGGCCGAGATCGAAAGGTTCCTGGCCGCCGTCGAGCGCGTTACCGAACTCGGCGCCGGTGAACTGGACCAACTCAACATCACCGCCGCCCCAGGAGTCATCAACCTGGACGCAGCACCGAAGGGATTGTTCTAA
- the xerD gene encoding site-specific tyrosine recombinase XerD, which yields MAEAATRNITPIDRAVTDYLQHVGVERGLATNTLAAYRRDLARYSNFLAASGVERPGDITRHHVTGFAQALSDGSDGAAALGVRSAARTVVAVRGLHKFWALEGTTTADPAGDVHPPMPGKRLPKAITVDEVTRILEAAGSDTATGLRDRALLEFLYSTGARISEAVGLDVDDVSLDHTGGGPAIVRLFGKGSKERLVPLGSYGARAVESYVVRGRPLLASKGKGNPALFLNARGGRISRQSAWTILKTAAEKANITKDVSPHTLRHSFATHLLEGGADVRVVQELLGHASVTTTQVYTLVTADTLREVYAAAHPRALG from the coding sequence ATGGCTGAGGCAGCCACCCGGAATATCACACCGATTGACCGCGCTGTCACCGATTACCTGCAGCACGTGGGGGTGGAGCGCGGCCTGGCTACCAACACGTTGGCTGCCTACCGCCGCGATCTGGCCAGGTATTCCAATTTCCTGGCAGCAAGCGGCGTGGAGCGGCCGGGGGACATCACCCGGCACCACGTCACTGGATTTGCCCAGGCTCTATCGGACGGCAGCGATGGTGCAGCAGCCCTGGGTGTCCGATCGGCAGCACGCACAGTGGTGGCGGTCCGGGGCCTGCATAAGTTCTGGGCTTTGGAAGGAACCACGACGGCGGACCCCGCCGGCGATGTCCACCCGCCCATGCCGGGGAAGCGGCTGCCCAAGGCCATCACCGTGGATGAAGTAACGCGGATCCTGGAAGCAGCAGGATCCGATACCGCCACCGGCTTGCGGGACCGCGCCCTGCTTGAATTCCTCTACTCCACCGGTGCCCGCATCAGCGAGGCCGTGGGACTGGATGTTGATGATGTCTCCCTGGACCACACCGGCGGGGGACCGGCGATCGTCAGGTTGTTCGGAAAGGGATCCAAGGAGCGATTGGTGCCGCTGGGGTCCTACGGCGCGCGGGCAGTTGAATCCTACGTCGTCCGCGGCCGGCCCCTCCTGGCATCCAAGGGCAAAGGAAATCCGGCCCTGTTCCTCAATGCCCGCGGTGGACGGATCAGCCGCCAAAGCGCGTGGACCATCCTCAAAACAGCGGCCGAAAAGGCCAACATCACCAAGGATGTTTCACCGCACACCCTCCGTCACTCTTTTGCCACGCATCTTTTGGAAGGTGGAGCGGACGTAAGGGTGGTTCAGGAACTTCTGGGACACGCCTCGGTCACCACCACCCAGGTGTACACGCTGGTTACTGCAGACACCCTGCGTGAAGTTTACGCAGCAGCCCATCCACGGGCCCTCGGATAA
- a CDS encoding NUDIX domain-containing protein has protein sequence MPGISGTPRTSRQVSDVPSPRRLLSTSKVYEGRIWDVVSDSFQLAEDTGTLVRDYIDHPGAVAVLPMNVDGEILLLKQYRHPVGMDLWEIPAGLLDVEGEDFVVGAARELAEEADLQAATWNVLVDFFNSPGSSSEAVRIYLARGISDVPEADRHVRTDEEAEIELEWVSLDDAVKAVLEGRLHNPSAVLGILAAAAAKADGFTKLRPANAPWPAHPSQR, from the coding sequence ATGCCCGGTATTTCTGGAACCCCACGCACTTCGAGGCAGGTTTCGGACGTGCCGAGCCCGCGCCGTCTTTTGTCTACCAGCAAGGTTTACGAGGGCCGCATCTGGGACGTGGTGAGTGATTCCTTCCAGCTCGCTGAGGACACTGGCACTCTGGTGCGTGACTACATTGACCACCCGGGGGCCGTAGCGGTGCTTCCCATGAACGTCGATGGCGAGATTCTTCTTTTGAAGCAGTACAGGCATCCGGTGGGCATGGATCTCTGGGAAATCCCGGCCGGGCTCCTGGACGTTGAAGGCGAAGACTTCGTGGTGGGTGCTGCGCGGGAACTGGCTGAAGAAGCGGACCTGCAAGCGGCTACATGGAACGTCCTGGTGGACTTCTTCAATTCACCGGGTTCATCCAGCGAAGCAGTTCGCATCTACCTGGCCCGTGGTATCTCGGACGTGCCCGAGGCCGATCGGCATGTCCGGACCGACGAGGAAGCAGAGATTGAGCTTGAATGGGTGTCCCTGGACGATGCTGTAAAGGCTGTCTTGGAGGGCCGCCTGCACAATCCTTCTGCTGTGTTGGGTATCCTGGCCGCGGCCGCTGCCAAGGCTGATGGCTTCACCAAGCTGCGTCCGGCCAACGCGCCGTGGCCGGCGCACCCGAGCCAGCGCTGA
- a CDS encoding GntR family transcriptional regulator → MRASDRAYQALREDIIEWRLRPGSMLAEVEQSERLGVSRTPLREALSRLTAEGLTTAAGGRGVVVTDISLESIDDLFELRETLEVRAAALAAERGEPEVFAELHRQLLLAPELLHHDDPARHEYYALVSRLDEAIDAAASNSYLANAMRSLRVHLVRVRRLAADDTARLRAAAQEHAAIAEAIASGNPRLAEAATTVHLHRSLSHVKAAHRAE, encoded by the coding sequence ATGCGCGCCAGTGACCGGGCTTACCAGGCTCTTCGTGAGGACATCATTGAGTGGCGCCTGCGTCCCGGTTCCATGCTGGCTGAAGTCGAGCAGTCCGAACGCCTGGGTGTATCCCGCACTCCCCTCCGGGAGGCACTGAGCCGCCTCACGGCGGAAGGACTGACGACGGCGGCGGGCGGGCGCGGCGTCGTCGTCACCGATATCTCGCTGGAGAGCATCGACGACCTGTTTGAGCTGCGCGAAACCCTGGAAGTCCGCGCGGCGGCCCTCGCCGCCGAACGGGGCGAGCCGGAAGTCTTCGCCGAATTGCACCGGCAACTGTTGCTGGCTCCAGAACTGCTGCACCACGATGATCCCGCCCGCCACGAGTACTACGCACTGGTAAGCCGGCTTGATGAAGCCATTGATGCCGCGGCGTCCAACTCCTACCTGGCCAACGCCATGCGAAGCCTGCGGGTCCATCTGGTCCGTGTCCGCCGCCTCGCAGCCGATGACACTGCCCGGCTTCGCGCCGCGGCCCAGGAGCACGCCGCCATTGCAGAGGCAATAGCAAGCGGCAACCCTCGGTTGGCGGAAGCCGCCACTACTGTCCACCTCCATAGAAGTCTTTCCCACGTCAAAGCTGCCCACAGGGCAGAGTGA